One Paralichthys olivaceus isolate ysfri-2021 chromosome 8, ASM2471397v2, whole genome shotgun sequence genomic region harbors:
- the LOC109639240 gene encoding dynein axonemal light chain 4 produces MAATAEGKKEEADYKRLHSFPLIRHTDMPEEMRVETMELCVTACEKFATNNESAAKMIKESMDKKFGSSWHVVIGEGFGFEVTHEVKNLLYMFFGGSLAVCVWKCS; encoded by the exons ATGGCTGCGACCGCCGAGGGGAAGAAGGAAGAGGCCGACTACAAGAGGCTGCACAGCTTCCCTCTCATCAGG CACACGGACATGCCAGAAGAAATGAGGGTGGAGACCATGGAGCTTTGTGTTACAGCCTGTGAAAAGTTCGCCACCAACAATGAG AGTGCAGCGAAGATGATCAAGGAGTCCATGGACAAGAAATTCGGCAGCTCGTGGCACGTAGTCATCGGCGAAGGCTTCGGCTTCGAGGTCACTCACGAGGTGAAGAACCTCCTCTACATGTTCTTCGGAGGGAGCCTGGCCGTGTGCGTGTGGAAGTGCTCGTAG